In Chrysiogenes arsenatis DSM 11915, the following proteins share a genomic window:
- a CDS encoding NCS2 family permease — MLEKYFQLKAHGTNPKQEFMAGVTTFITMSYIIFVNPNMLSSAGMNFNAVLFATCVSAAAASLIMGLYANYPFALAPGMGINAYFTYAVVLGMGYAWETALGAVFISGVIFIILTALRLREVLIRAIPNGIKLGTSLGIGLFITFIGLKNAGIIVAHPATLVGLGDLTQPAVLVGIVGLLLTASLIARKTQGAILWGIIASTVLALLAGVAQLPDAIFGLPAVTDIETTFLAFDLKAAIMLGVLEIIFVFLFVDMFDTIGCVLGLSKQAGYLDEKGELPRANRVLMADSIGTTVGACLGTSTVTTYLESASGIAEGGRTGLTAVVVGGLFLVALIFTPIIGVVPAVATAPALIIIGGLMLQNALHIEYDDMSEVIPAFLTMIMMPLTFSIATGLAFGFISYPIVKALSGRIREVSPLVWALAALFLARFAFLAE, encoded by the coding sequence ATGCTAGAGAAGTATTTTCAACTCAAAGCCCATGGAACAAACCCGAAACAAGAATTCATGGCAGGCGTCACGACCTTTATCACCATGAGTTACATTATTTTTGTCAATCCCAACATGCTCAGTAGCGCCGGGATGAACTTCAATGCCGTACTCTTCGCCACGTGCGTTTCGGCGGCTGCCGCGTCGTTGATTATGGGGCTGTACGCCAATTACCCTTTCGCCCTTGCGCCTGGCATGGGGATCAACGCCTATTTCACCTACGCTGTGGTGCTTGGCATGGGATACGCGTGGGAAACGGCGCTGGGAGCGGTGTTTATCTCCGGAGTAATCTTTATCATCCTGACTGCATTGCGTCTACGCGAAGTGCTGATCCGCGCTATTCCTAATGGGATTAAACTTGGCACTTCGCTGGGGATTGGCCTGTTTATCACATTCATTGGGTTGAAAAATGCGGGGATTATTGTCGCTCATCCTGCCACGCTCGTTGGACTGGGCGATTTAACGCAGCCTGCCGTGTTGGTCGGTATTGTTGGGCTCCTCCTTACCGCGTCACTGATTGCGCGCAAAACCCAAGGGGCGATTCTTTGGGGAATCATTGCGAGTACCGTGTTGGCACTGCTGGCAGGCGTGGCGCAGTTGCCAGACGCTATTTTTGGCCTTCCTGCCGTAACCGATATTGAAACCACATTTTTAGCCTTCGACCTTAAAGCCGCTATCATGCTCGGCGTATTAGAGATCATTTTTGTATTTCTGTTCGTGGATATGTTCGACACCATCGGCTGTGTGCTTGGCCTGAGCAAACAAGCGGGATATCTCGACGAAAAAGGGGAACTTCCGCGCGCCAACCGCGTACTGATGGCTGACAGTATCGGCACCACCGTCGGCGCTTGTTTGGGAACCAGTACCGTAACGACCTATCTTGAAAGTGCTTCGGGGATTGCCGAAGGGGGAAGAACCGGACTGACCGCCGTGGTTGTTGGTGGGCTCTTCTTGGTTGCCTTGATCTTTACGCCAATTATTGGCGTTGTCCCTGCCGTCGCAACCGCTCCAGCGCTGATTATCATCGGCGGTCTGATGCTACAGAACGCGTTGCATATTGAATACGACGACATGAGCGAAGTCATCCCCGCTTTTCTTACTATGATTATGATGCCGTTGACGTTTAGTATTGCAACGGGGCTGGCGTTCGGATTCATCTCGTATCCAATTGTCAAGGCACTTTCGGGAAGAATCCGCGAAGTGAGTCCACTGGTGTGGGCGCTGGCAGCGCTGTTTCTGGCGCGGTTCGCGTTTTTGGCAGAGTAA
- the prfA gene encoding peptide chain release factor 1 produces the protein MLDKLQTLEERYQLLSGQLTLPETAADNRRFRDISKEVSDLSEIVQVFNAYKKVLSDLEDNRELVATEKDRDMRELAIAEIEMLEEREVSLKNELTELLTPKDPNDDKNVILEIRAGTGGDEAGLFVADLFRMYSYYAESRRWKVETLSVNETGVGGYKEVIAMINGKGAYSRLKYESGTHRVQRVPATESSGRIHTSAVTVAVLPEAEEVDIDINPTDLRIDVYRSSGAGGQHVNTTDSAIRITHIPTGIVVTCQDERSQHKNKDKGMRILRAKILDHAVQEADDERSADRKKQVGSGDRSERIRTYNYPQGRVTDHRVGLTLHRLDAILEGDLDEIIETLIRTVRAGELSQGE, from the coding sequence ATGCTTGATAAGCTCCAGACCCTAGAAGAACGCTACCAACTGCTCAGCGGCCAACTTACGCTTCCAGAAACGGCGGCAGATAACCGTCGATTCCGCGATATCTCGAAAGAGGTGAGCGACCTTTCTGAAATTGTACAGGTATTTAACGCCTACAAAAAAGTGCTTAGCGATCTTGAAGATAACCGCGAACTGGTGGCGACGGAAAAAGATCGCGATATGCGTGAACTGGCGATTGCCGAAATCGAAATGCTGGAAGAGCGCGAAGTGAGCCTAAAAAACGAACTGACCGAACTGCTGACCCCCAAAGATCCGAATGACGATAAAAACGTTATTTTGGAAATCCGCGCCGGAACAGGTGGCGATGAGGCGGGCTTGTTCGTTGCCGATCTGTTCCGCATGTACAGTTATTATGCCGAAAGTCGCCGCTGGAAAGTAGAAACGTTGAGTGTCAACGAAACTGGCGTTGGTGGATACAAAGAAGTGATTGCTATGATTAACGGCAAGGGGGCGTACTCGCGACTCAAGTACGAATCCGGCACTCACCGCGTGCAGCGCGTTCCGGCGACCGAATCAAGTGGCCGCATTCATACCTCAGCGGTGACCGTAGCCGTTTTACCCGAAGCCGAAGAGGTTGATATTGATATCAATCCCACTGACCTGCGGATTGATGTCTACCGATCGAGTGGCGCTGGTGGTCAGCACGTCAATACCACCGATTCAGCCATTCGCATCACCCACATTCCAACTGGCATTGTCGTTACCTGTCAGGATGAACGTTCGCAGCATAAAAACAAAGACAAAGGGATGCGGATTCTGCGTGCTAAAATTCTTGATCACGCCGTGCAGGAGGCTGACGATGAGCGCAGTGCCGATCGTAAAAAGCAAGTTGGCAGCGGCGACCGCTCGGAACGAATCCGCACCTATAACTATCCGCAGGGGCGTGTGACTGATCACCGTGTCGGCCTGACGCTGCACCGTCTCGACGCCATTCTCGAAGGCGATCTTGATGAGATTATCGAAACATTGATCCGCACTGTCCGCGCCGGGGAACTCAGTCAAGGTGAGTGA
- a CDS encoding flagellin, producing MSMSIYNNIPSMNSQNALRMNSGDLTKSLERLSSGLRINRASDDASGLAISEKMRGQIRGLDRAVSNAQDGISLIQTAEGALNETTSILQRMRELSVQAANGTYTSNDRQEIQKEVDQLKNEIDRISTSTEFNTKKLLNGDATARWSTSDIDKMEAIVRDKVVTGNYKLDVTAKVGANQVQKSDIMTLKSGAMAGDILTAQGVVSAGTTGVGNIATTNQSGIVGIKEIEGVRTGDIDDRTYRVNVAAVSNGGTFAGANAVGETAANIGTGGGVNESMSLADSVAVNGYYQQTGSSWSVRAFSDDGTNRFNIAIDGDKALVASGVGSANLITQGVHGYIEIEFNNDISVNSSGGSVGDASGAARARFIDVKTGTAGAWSEVTVSDTGQVQLGAAGIAGQTHDKTAVASVFESGAIMQLGTGDKIVKGDKVLLTIDDNIANVLDGSTSGVLMSQGAGAIKIDERFDDGATGAPRELRGAYFIAGEENGIQNTILTAGPKDINYHIAQLDEKTGSMTIGSITLETKANQEGTMRDSAVNMEIRGTSGLASAYTKLSDIESFITPDGTSVFAVSQKMTLYGNGKQVDVYLESADTIGSLVDKFKTAITDKDKGLGITMGSAETDNMVSQFIGKGSGVSGTDAAVEGTILLRSLFNGAQGEISLVADQKLLDALNLSEIQSAKENVYTVNVTDAHTGRPVGKDTVGDGLMENVIQGVDVAFKGNIGITASYNSTLQKFDFTADSTPETMYLHLVDNSINFQIGANEGQTMNTSIGQMDVKALGLEDVLLVDQKLAQKAITKIDKSLGMVNSERAKLGAVSNRLDHTINSLSVAGENLQASESRIRDVDVAKEMSKFTSKQMLVQAAQSMLAQANALPQGLMQLLR from the coding sequence ATGAGTATGTCTATTTACAACAACATCCCTTCGATGAATTCGCAGAACGCTCTGCGGATGAACTCTGGGGATCTGACGAAGTCTCTCGAACGCCTTTCATCTGGTTTACGGATTAACCGTGCTTCTGACGATGCTTCTGGTCTTGCAATTTCAGAAAAAATGCGTGGACAGATCCGCGGCCTTGATCGCGCCGTATCGAACGCCCAAGACGGCATTTCGCTGATCCAAACAGCAGAAGGTGCCTTGAACGAAACAACTTCCATCCTGCAACGGATGCGGGAACTTTCCGTTCAAGCCGCCAACGGCACCTACACCTCTAACGACCGTCAGGAAATCCAAAAAGAAGTCGATCAGCTGAAAAACGAGATCGACCGAATCTCTACCTCAACCGAATTCAACACTAAAAAACTCTTAAATGGTGACGCTACTGCTCGTTGGTCGACCTCTGACATTGACAAGATGGAAGCGATCGTGCGCGATAAAGTCGTTACTGGTAACTACAAGCTTGATGTAACGGCAAAAGTTGGTGCTAACCAAGTGCAGAAATCCGACATCATGACCCTGAAATCTGGGGCGATGGCGGGTGATATTTTGACGGCACAAGGGGTCGTATCCGCTGGCACCACTGGTGTTGGCAATATAGCTACCACGAACCAGTCTGGCATTGTCGGCATTAAAGAGATTGAAGGTGTTCGTACCGGCGATATTGACGATCGTACGTATCGGGTAAACGTTGCCGCAGTTTCGAATGGCGGTACCTTTGCGGGTGCTAACGCTGTTGGTGAGACGGCAGCAAACATTGGTACTGGTGGCGGTGTTAACGAAAGTATGAGCTTAGCTGATAGTGTCGCCGTGAATGGTTACTACCAGCAAACTGGCTCAAGCTGGTCAGTACGCGCTTTCTCTGATGATGGAACAAACCGGTTTAATATTGCCATTGATGGAGATAAAGCGCTGGTGGCATCAGGTGTAGGTTCAGCGAATCTGATCACACAAGGAGTGCACGGCTATATCGAAATTGAATTCAACAACGACATCAGTGTTAACTCTTCTGGTGGCTCTGTTGGGGATGCATCAGGTGCGGCACGGGCTCGATTTATCGATGTAAAAACTGGAACCGCCGGAGCGTGGTCTGAGGTAACGGTCAGTGACACGGGTCAAGTACAACTTGGTGCTGCTGGCATTGCGGGACAGACGCACGATAAAACCGCAGTTGCCAGTGTTTTTGAATCTGGCGCTATCATGCAGCTTGGTACGGGTGACAAAATTGTCAAAGGTGATAAAGTTCTTCTGACGATAGATGATAACATTGCAAACGTGCTTGATGGTAGCACCAGCGGTGTTTTGATGTCGCAGGGAGCAGGGGCGATTAAGATCGACGAACGCTTTGACGATGGCGCCACAGGAGCCCCACGCGAACTGCGGGGAGCATACTTTATCGCTGGTGAAGAGAATGGTATCCAAAACACCATTTTGACAGCTGGCCCAAAAGACATCAACTACCACATCGCTCAACTTGACGAAAAAACCGGTTCAATGACGATCGGCTCTATCACACTTGAAACCAAAGCGAACCAAGAAGGGACGATGCGTGACAGTGCGGTCAATATGGAGATTCGTGGAACGTCAGGTTTGGCCTCGGCATATACGAAACTGAGCGACATAGAGTCATTCATTACTCCTGATGGAACCAGCGTATTTGCTGTATCGCAGAAAATGACCCTCTATGGCAATGGCAAGCAGGTAGATGTCTACCTTGAGTCGGCTGATACGATTGGCAGCTTGGTTGATAAATTCAAAACTGCTATTACTGATAAAGACAAAGGCCTTGGTATTACCATGGGCAGTGCAGAGACCGATAATATGGTTTCGCAGTTCATCGGCAAAGGTTCAGGCGTCAGCGGTACTGATGCGGCTGTCGAAGGCACCATCCTGCTCCGTTCACTCTTTAATGGTGCTCAAGGTGAAATCAGCCTTGTTGCTGACCAAAAACTACTTGATGCACTGAACCTCAGCGAAATTCAATCTGCGAAAGAAAACGTTTACACCGTCAACGTTACCGATGCCCACACCGGCCGCCCTGTCGGAAAAGACACTGTTGGCGATGGATTGATGGAGAACGTCATCCAAGGGGTCGATGTAGCCTTCAAAGGGAACATCGGCATCACCGCAAGCTATAACAGCACCCTGCAGAAGTTCGACTTTACCGCTGACTCAACTCCGGAAACCATGTATCTGCACCTTGTTGACAACTCGATCAATTTCCAGATCGGTGCTAACGAAGGTCAGACCATGAACACCAGTATTGGTCAGATGGATGTGAAGGCACTTGGTCTTGAAGATGTTCTGTTAGTCGACCAGAAACTGGCGCAAAAAGCGATCACCAAGATCGATAAGTCGCTTGGTATGGTAAACTCGGAACGGGCGAAACTCGGTGCGGTATCGAACCGCCTCGATCACACGATCAACAGCTTGAGTGTAGCGGGTGAAAACTTGCAAGCTTCAGAATCTCGTATCCGTGACGTAGACGTTGCCAAAGAGATGTCGAAGTTTACTTCGAAGCAAATGCTCGTACAAGCTGCTCAGAGTATGCTGGCTCAGGCTAATGCACTGCCACAAGGGCTCATGCAGCTCCTCCGCTAA
- a CDS encoding rhodanese-like domain-containing protein yields the protein MTRRVVSLIGLLCICFWGSSSVFAQVADLNSEELKQRIESAQNTVVVDTRSNQEYVTGHISGAINITSQESNMFSTIARFLPPDKETTLIFYCRGYNCSLAPDAAMAAYAAGYRHVYTYRGGYPDWQAKGYPIVHR from the coding sequence ATGACTCGTCGCGTGGTAAGCCTGATTGGACTATTGTGTATATGCTTTTGGGGATCGTCATCGGTATTCGCGCAAGTTGCTGATTTGAATTCTGAAGAGCTGAAGCAGCGGATCGAAAGTGCGCAGAATACTGTTGTGGTGGATACTCGGAGTAATCAAGAGTACGTGACGGGACATATCAGCGGAGCGATCAATATTACCTCTCAAGAATCAAACATGTTCAGTACCATCGCCCGCTTTTTGCCGCCAGATAAAGAGACAACCCTGATTTTTTATTGCCGTGGATACAATTGCAGTCTAGCCCCAGACGCAGCGATGGCGGCGTATGCTGCTGGTTATCGCCATGTCTACACGTACCGCGGCGGATACCCCGACTGGCAAGCGAAAGGGTATCCGATCGTTCATCGCTGA
- a CDS encoding DJ-1/PfpI family protein yields MNFGILVFNQVEELDFVGPWEMLAMWKKNANGPENCIIVSQSLEPIICAKGLSINPHVSFATCPPLDFLLVPGGQGTRQEVNNPVLVDFVANQAKNCKAILSVCTGSFVLHAAGLLSGRKATTHWGSLERLRALGDVTVVEQRYVQDGNIWSSAGVSAGTDLMLAFIASTAGDAAAGKVQFASEYYPSSIKYGGFENHEQAPAYIKAKAI; encoded by the coding sequence ATGAATTTTGGCATTCTTGTATTCAATCAGGTAGAGGAACTTGATTTTGTAGGGCCGTGGGAGATGCTCGCCATGTGGAAGAAAAATGCCAATGGCCCAGAAAACTGCATCATTGTTAGCCAATCGCTTGAGCCAATCATTTGCGCAAAGGGATTGTCAATCAACCCACATGTTTCGTTTGCCACGTGCCCTCCACTTGATTTCTTACTCGTTCCAGGTGGACAAGGGACGCGGCAGGAAGTGAATAATCCAGTGCTTGTCGATTTCGTTGCAAACCAAGCAAAGAATTGCAAGGCGATCCTATCGGTATGTACTGGCTCCTTTGTGCTGCATGCTGCTGGGCTTTTATCAGGTAGGAAGGCAACAACTCACTGGGGTTCGCTGGAGCGCTTACGTGCGCTTGGGGACGTAACAGTTGTTGAACAACGTTACGTCCAAGACGGTAACATATGGTCATCCGCTGGTGTTTCCGCTGGAACTGATCTCATGCTCGCATTTATTGCCAGTACTGCTGGTGACGCAGCAGCAGGCAAGGTGCAATTTGCTTCAGAGTACTACCCCTCCTCAATCAAATACGGCGGGTTTGAAAACCATGAGCAAGCTCCTGCATATATCAAAGCCAAAGCTATTTAA
- the prmC gene encoding peptide chain release factor N(5)-glutamine methyltransferase, with the protein MSEIWTLQRLVKWASDYFAERDVNAPRFCAETLIALACQLSNRMDIYRYFDRPVTPEELTTFKGLLKRRVAGEPLAYIVGEQNFLGLDFTVGKGVLIPRYDTEVLALAAIDLLPQLPRIDGVLRILDLCCGSGAFGIAVVKLGRAEKVALTLVDIDDTALGYVQKNVTRHGGESAVSVVQSDMFAEVTGKFSLIVCNPPYLDAAHMQALDRDVQAEPAQALDGGSDGLDFYRILARQVPEYLVAGGALVLEAGYDQHSALAELFPSGRSLFDNGQRFRGLSVVY; encoded by the coding sequence GTGAGTGAAATCTGGACGCTGCAACGACTGGTGAAATGGGCGAGCGACTATTTCGCTGAGCGCGATGTCAACGCGCCGCGTTTTTGTGCGGAGACGTTAATTGCTCTTGCTTGCCAGCTATCGAATCGAATGGATATTTACCGCTATTTTGATCGTCCGGTTACACCAGAAGAACTGACGACATTTAAAGGCTTACTGAAACGGCGCGTTGCCGGTGAGCCGTTGGCGTATATTGTGGGCGAACAGAATTTCCTTGGCCTTGATTTTACCGTTGGCAAAGGGGTGCTGATTCCTCGCTATGACACCGAAGTGCTGGCTCTCGCCGCCATTGACCTGCTGCCACAGTTGCCCCGCATTGATGGCGTGTTGCGCATCCTTGATCTGTGTTGCGGCAGTGGTGCTTTTGGGATTGCCGTCGTCAAGCTTGGTCGTGCGGAAAAAGTGGCGCTAACCTTGGTTGATATCGACGACACTGCGCTGGGGTATGTACAAAAAAATGTCACGCGTCATGGTGGCGAAAGCGCGGTGAGCGTTGTTCAAAGCGATATGTTTGCCGAAGTTACCGGGAAATTTTCGCTGATTGTGTGCAATCCGCCCTACCTTGATGCGGCTCACATGCAGGCGTTAGATCGCGACGTGCAAGCGGAACCGGCTCAGGCACTGGATGGCGGAAGCGATGGACTCGATTTTTATCGTATTCTCGCGCGGCAGGTGCCGGAATATCTCGTTGCTGGAGGTGCGCTGGTGCTGGAGGCGGGATATGATCAACACTCTGCGTTGGCGGAACTTTTTCCATCCGGTAGGTCTTTATTCGATAATGGGCAGCGGTTTCGCGGCCTGAGTGTAGTTTACTGA
- a CDS encoding DEAD/DEAH box helicase encodes MRKKLQQWFGRASKAPVIISEEVILPSRRHPSAAPAKIPVYTPAQESHSSHTESVDGEVAPKSRRRRRKPNRDKSLQAEGGRDVLSSLPEPIIPEILQQEPWELESFRVEPEEGKIRFHDLGLPLELMRAISEAGFTYCTPIQGFILPHTLAGKDAAGKAQTGTGKSAAFLLTILHRLLVSPLPGIRPGTPRALIMAPTRELALQIEKDARVLAKYMSAKIVCLFGGIDFEKQRRLLEQQQVDIIVATPGRLLDFKRRGDVHLGKVEIMVIDEADRMLDMGFIPDIKQIINATPPKNRRQTLFFSATLTTDVVNLSSQWTTDAVRVEIEPDHVTASTITQTVYILTRDQKFPLLYNLLIQNSLERVIVFANRRDETRRLSEKLNRYGIKSAILSGDIAQGKRIKTLESFRAGTIKVLVATDVAARGIHVDAISHVVNYSLPNDPEDYVHRIGRTGRAGSSGISVSFADEDDSFFLPDIETYIGQKFEYIHPDESMTAPPPREAMVALPPEEESAGRNTGRPRAPRRRR; translated from the coding sequence ATTCGCAAAAAACTCCAGCAGTGGTTTGGCCGCGCCAGCAAAGCACCTGTCATTATTTCTGAAGAAGTTATCCTTCCTTCTCGCCGCCATCCTTCTGCGGCACCAGCCAAAATACCCGTTTACACCCCCGCGCAAGAGTCTCATTCAAGTCACACGGAATCTGTTGATGGCGAGGTTGCGCCAAAGTCGCGCCGTCGTCGCCGTAAACCAAATCGAGATAAATCGTTACAGGCAGAAGGTGGGCGTGACGTTCTCTCATCACTGCCCGAGCCGATTATCCCAGAAATACTGCAGCAGGAGCCGTGGGAACTGGAGTCATTTCGTGTTGAACCGGAAGAGGGAAAAATCCGCTTTCACGACCTTGGATTGCCGCTGGAGCTTATGCGGGCGATATCGGAGGCGGGCTTTACCTACTGTACTCCGATACAAGGGTTCATCTTGCCGCATACCTTGGCAGGAAAGGATGCTGCTGGAAAAGCGCAAACCGGAACGGGGAAGTCCGCAGCCTTTCTTTTGACTATCCTCCATCGTCTGCTCGTGTCGCCACTGCCAGGCATCCGCCCAGGTACACCACGGGCGCTTATTATGGCACCGACGCGTGAACTGGCATTGCAAATCGAGAAAGATGCTCGAGTACTGGCCAAATATATGTCTGCTAAAATCGTCTGCCTGTTCGGTGGTATCGATTTTGAAAAACAGCGCCGTTTGCTTGAGCAGCAGCAGGTAGATATTATTGTTGCGACTCCCGGACGTTTGCTTGATTTTAAACGCCGTGGCGACGTCCATCTTGGCAAAGTGGAAATTATGGTTATCGATGAAGCTGACCGTATGCTCGATATGGGATTTATTCCCGATATTAAACAGATTATCAATGCTACGCCGCCCAAGAATCGCCGCCAGACACTCTTTTTCAGCGCAACACTGACGACGGATGTGGTTAATCTTTCGTCACAGTGGACGACGGATGCGGTACGCGTCGAAATTGAGCCCGACCATGTCACCGCCTCGACTATTACACAAACCGTGTACATCCTGACACGCGATCAAAAATTCCCACTGCTTTATAACCTGCTTATTCAAAATAGCTTAGAGCGAGTTATCGTCTTTGCTAATCGACGTGACGAAACGCGCCGCCTCAGCGAAAAGCTGAACCGCTATGGTATTAAAAGTGCCATTCTTTCTGGTGACATTGCTCAAGGAAAGCGGATAAAAACGCTGGAATCTTTCCGAGCAGGAACGATTAAAGTGCTGGTTGCTACGGATGTTGCTGCGCGGGGAATTCACGTTGATGCGATTTCGCACGTTGTGAACTACTCGCTTCCAAACGATCCGGAAGATTACGTTCATCGCATTGGACGAACCGGCAGAGCAGGTTCATCGGGCATTTCTGTCAGTTTTGCCGATGAAGATGACTCGTTCTTTTTGCCGGATATCGAAACGTATATCGGACAGAAGTTTGAATACATTCATCCCGATGAAAGCATGACTGCGCCACCACCGCGTGAAGCGATGGTGGCACTGCCACCAGAAGAAGAGAGTGCAGGGAGAAACACCGGTAGGCCGCGCGCGCCGCGTCGTAGAAGATAA
- a CDS encoding YgiQ family radical SAM protein produces the protein MYLPVSRAEAHTLGWDQFDIILVSGDSYIDSPFIGVALLGKILVAAGFRVGIIPQPDMNSSDDITRLGEPRLFWGVTAGSVDSMVANYTALKKKRQQDDYTPGGANTRRPDRACIAYTNLIRRHFKPTVPIVLGGIEASLRRVAHYDFWDNRIRRSVLVDAKADYLLYGMAERSIVELACALRDRQPVSALRGLCFLSREMPVDALEIPDYETVAADADAFTAMFHMFYANNDPLTAKPLAQKHGDRYLIQQPPAHYLSEAELDAIYTLPFERELHPAHRPQGTVRALDTIRFSVATHQGCYGECNFCAIAVHQGRTVRSRSAQSIESEVQAFTRHPKFRGIVSDVGGPTANMYGYECKKKLRHGSCQHRRCLVPQRCEQLPVEHQSQRKLLERLRKIPGVKKIFVASGIRHDLILEDKQHGLAYLETLVEHHVSGQMKIAPEHTEPKILELMGKPAAGNHLEKFCELFASLNRKHQKQQFLTYYFIAAHPGCDERAMEKLQNYASRVLHIQPEQVQIFTPTPSTYSSLMYYTGKNPFTGEKLFSEKNMAGKERQKMRLQKKSR, from the coding sequence ATGTATCTTCCTGTTAGCCGTGCCGAAGCCCACACCCTAGGCTGGGATCAATTCGATATTATCCTTGTCAGTGGCGATAGTTACATCGACAGCCCGTTTATTGGTGTCGCTCTACTGGGGAAAATTCTGGTCGCGGCAGGTTTTCGCGTCGGCATTATCCCACAACCCGACATGAACAGCAGCGACGATATCACGCGCCTAGGCGAACCGCGCCTCTTCTGGGGAGTGACGGCGGGCAGTGTCGACTCAATGGTTGCCAACTACACCGCCCTGAAAAAGAAGCGGCAGCAGGATGATTACACCCCCGGCGGCGCCAACACTCGCCGCCCCGATCGAGCTTGTATTGCGTATACGAACCTCATTCGCCGCCATTTTAAGCCTACCGTCCCCATTGTCCTGGGAGGCATTGAAGCGAGCCTGCGCCGAGTAGCGCACTACGATTTCTGGGATAACCGTATCCGCCGCTCGGTGCTGGTGGACGCCAAAGCTGACTACCTCCTGTACGGCATGGCGGAGCGATCGATTGTCGAACTGGCCTGCGCCCTGCGCGATCGGCAGCCCGTTTCGGCTCTTCGCGGGCTCTGCTTTCTCAGTCGTGAAATGCCAGTAGATGCGCTTGAAATACCGGATTACGAAACCGTAGCCGCCGATGCTGACGCCTTTACCGCGATGTTCCACATGTTTTATGCCAATAACGATCCACTGACCGCCAAACCGCTTGCGCAAAAACATGGTGACCGCTATCTGATCCAGCAGCCACCGGCGCATTACCTCAGCGAAGCGGAGCTAGACGCCATCTACACGCTGCCATTCGAGCGCGAACTCCACCCAGCGCACCGCCCGCAGGGAACCGTGCGGGCGCTCGACACCATCCGCTTTTCCGTCGCCACGCATCAGGGATGTTATGGCGAGTGTAATTTCTGCGCCATAGCGGTGCACCAAGGGCGCACAGTACGCTCCCGCTCGGCACAATCAATTGAAAGCGAAGTGCAAGCATTTACCCGCCACCCAAAATTTCGCGGGATTGTTTCCGATGTGGGTGGGCCAACCGCTAACATGTACGGCTACGAATGCAAAAAAAAGCTGCGTCACGGCAGTTGTCAGCATCGCCGCTGCCTCGTGCCACAGCGCTGCGAGCAGCTTCCCGTCGAACACCAATCCCAGCGCAAATTACTGGAACGGCTGCGCAAAATCCCCGGCGTAAAGAAAATCTTCGTAGCCTCAGGAATTCGCCATGATTTGATTCTGGAAGATAAACAACACGGCCTCGCCTACCTTGAAACACTGGTCGAGCACCACGTTTCTGGGCAAATGAAAATTGCCCCCGAACACACCGAACCCAAAATTTTGGAACTCATGGGGAAACCAGCGGCGGGAAATCATCTGGAAAAGTTTTGCGAACTCTTTGCGTCTTTAAACCGCAAACACCAGAAACAGCAATTTTTAACCTACTACTTTATCGCCGCACACCCCGGCTGCGACGAACGCGCGATGGAAAAGCTTCAGAACTACGCTAGCCGCGTGCTGCACATTCAGCCGGAGCAAGTACAAATCTTTACGCCAACACCATCAACCTATTCCAGCCTCATGTATTACACAGGAAAAAATCCTTTTACAGGCGAAAAGTTGTTTTCAGAAAAGAATATGGCCGGAAAAGAGCGGCAAAAAATGCGGTTACAGAAAAAAAGCCGGTAG